The following coding sequences lie in one Scatophagus argus isolate fScaArg1 chromosome 9, fScaArg1.pri, whole genome shotgun sequence genomic window:
- the flot1b gene encoding flotillin-1b, giving the protein MFYTCGPNEAMVVSGFGRSPPLMIAGGRVFVFPCIQQIQRITLNTLTLNVKSDKVYTRHGVPISVTGIAQVKIQGQNKEMLATACQMFMGKSEPEIAQIALETLEGHQRAIIAHLTVEEIYQDRKKFSEQVFKVASSDLVNMGIGVVSYTLKDVHDDQDYLHSLGKARTAQVQKDARIGEAQYKRDAVIREAHAMQEKVSAQYKNEIEMAKAQRDYELKKAAYDVEVNTKKAESEMAYQLQVAKTKQRIEEEKMQVQVVERTQQITLQEQEIIRKEKELEAKIKKPAEAEKYRLERLAEAQRLQLIMEAEAEAESIRMKGEAEAFAMEAKGRAEAEQMNKKADAFKQYKDGAMVDMLLEKLPLMAEEISKPLSAANKVTMVSSGGSEVGAAKLAGEVLDIMTRLPNTVEKLTGINISQAAGSTTLVH; this is encoded by the exons ATGTTTTACACATGTGGACCCAATGAAGCCATGGTGGTGTCTG GCTTTGGCCGTTCTCCTCCTCTAATGATTGCTGGTGGAAGAGTGTTTGTCTTCCCGTGTATTCAGCAGATTCAGAG aATCACGCTGAACACACTAACTCTAAACGTGAAGAGTGACAAAGTCTACACTCGTCATGGTGTCCCTATCTCTGTCACTGGCATTGCGCAG GTCAAGATCCAGGGCCAGAACAAGGAGATGCTGGCCACCGCCTGCCAAATGTTTATGGGCAAGTCTGAGCCTGAGATTGCCCAGATTGCATTAGAGACACTGGAGGGACACCAGAGAGCCATCATTGCCCATCTGACTGTGGAG GAGATCTACCAGGACCGTAAGAAGTTCTCTGAGCAGGTCTTCAAGGTGGCCTCCTCTGATCTGGTCAACATGGGAATTGGTGTTGTCAGCTACACGCTCAAAGATGTTCACGATGATCAG gaCTACCTTCACTCCCTGGGTAAAGCCAGAACCGCCCAAGTACAGAAGGATGCCAGGATTGGAGAGGCTCAGTACAAACGAGATGCCGTCATTAGG GAGGCCCACGCAATGCAGGAGAAGGTTTCGGCACAGTACAAGAATGAGATCGAGATGGCAAAAGCCCAGAGAGACTACGAGCTGAAAAAGGCGGCCTATGATGTTGAGGTCAATACCAAGAAGGCTGAGTCAGAAATGGCCTATCAGCTTCAG GTGGCCAAGACCAAACAGCGCattgaggaggagaagatgcaGGTTCAAGTGGTGGAGCGGACACAGCAGATTACACTGCAGGAGCAGGAGATCATCCGCAaggagaaggagctggaggcCAAAATTAAGAAGCCTGCAGAAGCAGAGAAATACAGACTGGAGAGGCTGGCTGAGGCACAGCG CCTGCAGCTCATCATGGAGGCTGAGGCCGAGGCCGAGTCTATCAGA atgaaGGGTGAGGCAGAGGCATTTGCCATGGAAGCTAAGGGTCGCGCTGAGGCAGAGCAGATGAACAAGAAAGCTGATGCCTTCAAGCAGTACAAAGATGGAGCCATGGTGGACATGCTGTTGGAGAAACTGCCACTG ATGGCAGAGGAGATCAGCAAGCCTCTGTCCGCAGCCAACAAGGTCACTATGGTATCCAGTGGCGGTTCAGAGGTGGGAGCAGCCAAACTTGCTGGAGAGGTGCTAGATATCATGACCAGGCTGCCTAACACTGTGGAGAAACTCACTGGAATCAACATCTCCCAG GCTGCTGGGAGCACTACTCTTGTGCATTAA